A window of Bacteroidia bacterium contains these coding sequences:
- a CDS encoding prolyl oligopeptidase family serine peptidase: MRYPILFLFIGLTATAFAQLKYPETKEVDQVDEYFGQKIPDPYRWLEDDHSEETMDWVKRENSLTQSYLSRLPNTTTIKNRIKELYNFPRVSPPYRAGKHYFYTRNNGLQNQSVYYYTTDIHAEGQVFLDPNTLSKDGTSSASFAGFNKDRTKVAITVSKSGSDWQTIYVMDVATKKFLPDSIQWVKFSGAAWFKDGFFYSRYDEPTKGNELSAENKGQKVYYHKLGTPQAKDKLIYQDPAHPKRFFSAQVTDDETFLIVNVSEGTSGSEILAKYLVEPQDKTPGHGRELQVICKGFEFEFNVIDNVGTDLYVHTNFNAPNFKLIKFDFNHPDEPEWKVVIPETENLLQQVSSCGDRFFCTYLKDATSKVVVWDKKAEHSTDLELPEIGTVSAFTGEQDDNDVYFSISNFTSPATIYKYEISANKVSLFERPKLSFNPEDFETKQVFYSSKDGTKVPMFLVYKKGIKLDGNNPTLLYGYGGFNIPLTPTFNPSRIVLLENGGIFAMANLRGGSEYGEKWHEAGMLQNKQNVFDDFISAAEYLISNQYTSSEKLGIIGRSNGGLLVGACMTQKPDLFKVCFPSVGVLDMLRYHKFTIGWGWAVEYGSSENLDQYKTLIAYSPLHNIRKTAYPATLIVTADHDDRVVPAHSFKFAATLQKNQTGNAPVLIRIDSNAGHGAGRSLVKTIDEDADIYSFFFNEVGVKSILGNPAQNKEEELKKALDNLR; this comes from the coding sequence ATGAGATATCCCATTTTATTCCTCTTTATTGGACTAACCGCCACAGCATTTGCACAATTAAAATACCCTGAAACGAAAGAAGTAGATCAGGTTGACGAATATTTTGGTCAAAAAATACCGGACCCCTACCGCTGGCTGGAAGATGACCATTCGGAAGAAACTATGGATTGGGTGAAAAGGGAAAACAGTTTGACTCAGTCATACCTTTCGCGACTACCAAACACCACAACCATTAAAAACCGAATTAAGGAATTATACAATTTCCCCCGGGTAAGTCCACCCTATCGTGCCGGAAAACACTATTTCTATACCCGAAACAACGGCTTACAAAATCAATCCGTTTATTACTACACAACAGATATTCATGCTGAAGGACAGGTATTTTTGGATCCAAACACCTTGAGTAAAGATGGCACTTCCTCTGCCTCCTTTGCCGGATTTAATAAAGATAGAACCAAAGTCGCCATCACTGTTAGTAAAAGTGGTAGCGATTGGCAAACCATTTATGTCATGGATGTGGCAACGAAAAAATTCCTTCCAGATTCCATTCAATGGGTCAAATTTTCCGGTGCTGCATGGTTTAAAGATGGTTTCTTTTACAGCCGATACGATGAACCCACTAAAGGAAACGAGCTTTCTGCCGAAAATAAAGGTCAAAAAGTATATTATCACAAACTTGGTACCCCCCAGGCAAAAGACAAATTGATTTACCAGGATCCTGCTCACCCAAAACGATTCTTCAGCGCCCAGGTAACCGACGACGAAACCTTCTTAATCGTCAATGTTTCAGAAGGCACAAGCGGATCAGAAATTCTTGCCAAATACCTCGTTGAACCACAAGATAAAACCCCCGGTCATGGACGCGAATTACAAGTTATTTGCAAAGGTTTTGAATTTGAATTTAATGTAATCGATAATGTGGGTACCGATTTATATGTTCATACAAATTTTAATGCCCCAAATTTTAAACTCATTAAATTTGACTTTAACCATCCCGACGAACCGGAATGGAAAGTAGTTATTCCCGAAACAGAAAACCTGTTACAACAAGTCAGCAGTTGTGGAGATCGTTTCTTTTGTACTTATTTGAAAGATGCTACTTCCAAAGTGGTGGTTTGGGACAAAAAAGCCGAACATTCCACCGATTTAGAATTACCTGAAATCGGAACGGTCTCGGCATTTACAGGGGAGCAAGATGACAATGATGTCTACTTCTCCATCTCTAATTTTACTTCACCTGCAACTATTTATAAATATGAAATCTCAGCAAACAAGGTAAGTTTGTTTGAAAGGCCTAAATTGAGCTTTAACCCCGAAGATTTCGAAACAAAACAAGTTTTTTATTCCTCCAAAGATGGAACCAAAGTTCCCATGTTCCTGGTGTATAAAAAAGGGATAAAACTGGATGGTAATAACCCAACCCTTTTGTACGGTTATGGCGGTTTTAATATTCCTTTAACTCCTACCTTTAACCCAAGCCGAATTGTTTTGCTCGAAAATGGTGGAATTTTCGCCATGGCTAACCTGCGAGGTGGCAGTGAATATGGCGAAAAATGGCATGAAGCAGGTATGTTGCAAAACAAACAAAATGTATTCGATGATTTTATCTCCGCAGCAGAATACCTGATTTCAAATCAATATACTTCCTCTGAAAAATTAGGCATTATTGGCCGAAGCAACGGCGGTTTGTTGGTAGGTGCATGCATGACCCAAAAACCCGATCTGTTCAAAGTTTGCTTCCCATCCGTTGGAGTACTTGATATGCTGCGTTACCATAAATTTACTATCGGTTGGGGCTGGGCTGTGGAATATGGAAGCAGCGAAAACCTTGACCAATATAAAACCCTCATCGCCTATTCTCCCTTGCACAATATCAGGAAAACAGCTTACCCCGCAACACTTATCGTCACTGCCGACCACGACGATAGAGTAGTTCCGGCACATTCATTCAAATTCGCAGCTACCCTGCAAAAAAACCAAACCGGAAATGCCCCTGTTCTAATTCGTATTGATTCCAATGCGGGTCATGGTGCCGGAAGATCCTTGGTAAAAACCATCGATGAAGATGCCGATATCTATTCCTTTTTCTTTAACGAAGTGGGGGTAAAATCCATCTTGGGCAACCCCGCTCAAAACAAAGAAGAAGAATTGAAAAAAGCCTTGGATAACTTAAGATAA
- a CDS encoding Rieske (2Fe-2S) protein — MSAIPNSRRKFIKDACGICLTGAGMLLLAGELESCKSTSTASASPQKISVPKAGLSSANTLVVDNKQLPSKVLVVKYPDGSYKAVSLKCTHLGIGLKEDGNNGLKCPAHGSKFDMTGKVTHGPAKNNLQVWDVIEDGENLIIQA, encoded by the coding sequence ATGAGTGCAATCCCTAATTCGAGACGTAAGTTTATAAAAGATGCCTGTGGAATTTGTTTAACCGGAGCCGGAATGTTGTTGTTGGCCGGGGAATTAGAATCCTGCAAAAGCACTTCTACCGCCTCCGCTTCTCCACAAAAAATTAGTGTTCCCAAGGCAGGATTAAGCAGCGCAAACACCCTGGTGGTCGATAATAAACAATTACCATCCAAGGTGTTGGTTGTAAAATATCCGGATGGAAGTTACAAGGCAGTTAGCTTAAAATGCACACACCTGGGAATTGGATTAAAAGAAGACGGAAACAATGGATTAAAATGTCCGGCGCATGGAAGCAAATTCGATATGACCGGAAAAGTTACCCATGGTCCGGCTAAGAACAACCTCCAGGTTTGGGATGTGATTGAAGATGGGGAAAACCTGATTATTCAAGCTTAG
- the atpG gene encoding ATP synthase F1 subunit gamma: MPNLKEVRNRITSVSSTQQITSAMKMVSAAKLRRAQDAVTRLRPYSAKLREILQNLSASLDASEGGQFSIKREPNKILLVAITSNRGLCGGFNANIIKLANRLMQEEYAEQHKKGQVKLITIGKKGSDYFKKNPGMVVSSHNEVFDNLVFETVAPVAQSIMDAFANGSYDKVVILYNQFKNAAVQVPTNEGFLPVEPPSTDAKVSQTDYIFEPEKNAIIQDLIPKSLKIQLYKALLDSLAAEHGARMTAMHKATDNAKELLKDLKLSYNKARQAAITNEILEIVSGANALKG, translated from the coding sequence ATGCCAAATTTAAAAGAAGTAAGAAACCGAATCACGAGCGTATCAAGCACTCAGCAGATTACATCGGCCATGAAAATGGTTAGTGCTGCCAAATTGCGCCGTGCCCAGGATGCAGTCACCAGGCTTCGTCCTTATTCAGCAAAATTGAGGGAAATTTTGCAAAACCTGAGTGCATCTTTGGATGCTTCGGAGGGTGGACAATTTTCCATCAAACGGGAGCCCAATAAAATTTTGTTGGTTGCCATTACTTCTAACCGCGGTTTATGCGGTGGATTTAATGCCAACATTATTAAATTGGCAAATCGCTTAATGCAAGAAGAATATGCAGAGCAGCATAAGAAGGGCCAAGTAAAATTGATTACTATCGGAAAAAAGGGTAGCGATTATTTCAAGAAGAATCCCGGAATGGTGGTTTCTTCGCACAACGAAGTATTTGATAACCTGGTTTTCGAGACCGTAGCTCCCGTTGCCCAATCCATTATGGATGCTTTTGCAAATGGTTCTTACGATAAAGTAGTAATTCTTTACAACCAGTTTAAAAATGCTGCGGTACAAGTGCCTACAAATGAAGGTTTCCTTCCGGTAGAACCACCTAGTACGGATGCTAAAGTATCCCAAACGGATTACATTTTTGAGCCTGAAAAGAATGCTATTATTCAGGATTTGATTCCTAAATCGTTAAAGATTCAATTGTACAAAGCCTTGCTTGATAGTTTGGCTGCTGAGCATGGCGCACGAATGACTGCTATGCACAAGGCTACCGACAATGCTAAGGAATTGTTGAAAGACCTTAAATTGAGTTATAACAAAGCACGTCAGGCAGCAATTACCAATGAAATTTTGGAAATTGTTAGCGGTGCCAATGCATTAAAAGGATAA
- a CDS encoding cystathionine gamma-synthase, whose amino-acid sequence MKFATKAIHAGVEPDPSTGAIMTPIYQTSTYVQEAPGKHKGYEYARTQNPTRDALQTALASLENAQFGLCFGSGLAATDAVVKLFNPGDEIISTNDLYGGTYRIFTKVFEKYGLRFKFVPLHEKGELEKAISPQTKLIWVETPTNPTLKVIDLQHVNSVAKANNILLAVDNTFASPYLQNPIDFGADIVMHSVTKYLGGHSDTVMGFLGTNNPTLAEQLKFLQNSCGAVPGPQDCFLVLRGIKTLHVRMQRHCENAGKIAEFLHQHPKVGLVNYPGLPTHPSFSVAKAQMRGFGGMISFVLKGDKFDDALKVLSGTNLFSLAESLGGVESLIGHPASMTHASIPKEEREKSGVFDSLIRLSVGIEDVDDLIADLDQALQKVN is encoded by the coding sequence ATGAAATTTGCAACGAAAGCCATACATGCAGGTGTTGAACCTGACCCTAGCACCGGTGCCATTATGACCCCGATTTATCAGACTTCTACTTACGTTCAGGAAGCTCCGGGAAAGCATAAAGGATACGAATATGCCCGAACTCAAAACCCTACTCGCGACGCCCTTCAAACCGCTTTGGCCAGTTTGGAAAATGCTCAATTTGGCTTGTGCTTTGGAAGTGGATTGGCTGCAACTGATGCTGTAGTTAAACTGTTTAATCCGGGAGATGAAATTATTAGTACCAACGATTTATACGGAGGGACCTACCGGATTTTTACCAAGGTTTTTGAAAAATATGGACTACGATTTAAATTTGTTCCTCTTCATGAAAAAGGTGAATTGGAAAAGGCCATTAGTCCTCAAACCAAACTGATTTGGGTTGAAACACCTACTAATCCAACTTTAAAGGTGATTGATTTGCAGCATGTAAATTCAGTTGCCAAAGCCAATAATATTCTACTTGCGGTAGACAATACCTTTGCATCGCCTTACCTTCAAAACCCTATCGACTTTGGTGCCGACATCGTAATGCATTCGGTAACAAAGTACCTGGGCGGACATAGCGATACCGTGATGGGTTTTCTTGGGACCAATAATCCGACTTTGGCGGAACAATTGAAATTTCTTCAAAACAGTTGTGGGGCGGTTCCCGGCCCACAAGATTGTTTTTTGGTACTCCGTGGTATCAAAACCCTACATGTTCGGATGCAACGCCATTGTGAAAATGCCGGTAAGATTGCAGAATTTTTACATCAACATCCTAAGGTTGGTTTGGTTAATTATCCCGGACTACCAACTCACCCCAGCTTTTCAGTAGCAAAAGCCCAAATGAGAGGTTTTGGTGGAATGATTTCTTTTGTGCTGAAGGGTGATAAATTCGATGATGCCTTGAAAGTTTTATCCGGAACTAATTTATTTTCTCTGGCCGAATCCCTTGGGGGAGTTGAATCTTTAATTGGGCATCCGGCGTCTATGACCCATGCCAGCATACCTAAAGAAGAAAGAGAAAAGTCGGGGGTGTTCGACTCTTTAATTCGACTAAGTGTTGGAATTGAAGACGTGGACGACCTAATTGCCGACCTGGATCAGGCCTTGCAAAAAGTTAACTAA
- the atpB gene encoding F0F1 ATP synthase subunit A produces MILDHIKDSYDWHIADIGGKPVSISLPVILLTKDHGLLVFSSSEFHHGHSAYTPEQKTNFQAASVHMAVGEKVDSNIIDVSMTSHYVLKDGHVVGFRSPESGFDYHNIHDLSSGIVKEASVSEYFNGKQGSFIDLSITKNVFSVLLAVSLLLIVFISVANAYKANPGKAPKGIQSFVEPLILFIRDEVAKPSIGHGYEKFLPYLLSLFFFIWFNNMMGLIPIFPFGANVTGNIAVTLILATFTFVTTQINAKSTYWKHIFMPDVPWWLYIIMIPIEIFGVFIKPVVLTLRLFANITAGHIIALAFFSLIFIFGAMLPVAGYGVSILSIAFTVFMNFMELLVAFLQAYVFTLLSAIYIGMAIEEHH; encoded by the coding sequence ATGATTCTGGATCACATTAAAGATTCGTACGATTGGCATATTGCTGACATCGGAGGTAAGCCGGTTTCCATTTCATTGCCGGTAATATTGTTGACTAAGGATCATGGTTTGTTAGTATTCAGTTCTTCTGAATTTCACCACGGACATTCTGCTTATACGCCTGAGCAGAAAACGAATTTTCAGGCTGCTAGTGTTCACATGGCGGTTGGCGAAAAGGTGGATTCCAATATTATTGATGTAAGCATGACTTCGCACTATGTATTAAAAGATGGTCATGTAGTAGGCTTTCGCTCACCTGAATCCGGTTTTGATTACCACAACATTCATGACTTAAGCAGTGGAATTGTTAAAGAAGCTTCTGTGTCAGAGTATTTCAACGGAAAACAAGGTTCTTTTATAGACTTATCCATTACCAAAAATGTTTTTTCAGTATTGTTGGCAGTGAGCTTGTTACTAATCGTATTTATATCGGTTGCCAATGCTTACAAAGCTAATCCCGGCAAAGCGCCAAAAGGCATTCAAAGTTTTGTTGAGCCTTTAATTTTGTTTATACGCGACGAGGTAGCTAAACCAAGTATCGGACATGGTTATGAGAAGTTTTTACCATATTTATTGTCCTTGTTTTTCTTTATTTGGTTTAACAACATGATGGGATTAATTCCAATTTTCCCATTTGGTGCTAATGTAACTGGGAATATAGCTGTTACTTTAATTTTGGCAACATTTACATTTGTTACAACCCAAATCAATGCCAAATCAACTTACTGGAAACATATTTTCATGCCGGATGTTCCATGGTGGTTATACATTATTATGATTCCAATTGAGATTTTTGGAGTTTTCATTAAGCCGGTTGTATTGACTTTGCGTTTGTTTGCCAACATAACGGCGGGTCACATTATTGCATTGGCCTTCTTCTCATTAATTTTCATTTTTGGAGCCATGTTGCCTGTTGCAGGTTACGGGGTATCCATTCTTTCTATAGCATTTACCGTTTTCATGAATTTTATGGAACTCCTGGTTGCCTTTTTACAAGCTTATGTATTTACGCTGTTATCAGCCATTTACATTGGTATGGCCATCGAAGAACACCATTAA
- the tyrS gene encoding tyrosine--tRNA ligase → MKKNFVEELRWRGLLHDLMPGTEEQLMKEVTTGYIGFDPTSDSLHIGSLVQITLLRHFQLCGHNPIALVGGATGMVGDPSGKSQERNLLDEAQLRHNVESVKKQLGRFIDFEKGAQVVNNYDWFAPMSALEFLRDVGKHITVSYMMAKDSVQKRLETGISFTEFSYQLLQGYDFYWLNQNKGVKLQMGGSDQWGNIVTGTELIRRKAGGEAFALVSPLVTKADGSKFGKTEKGNVWLDRTKTSPYQFYQFWINCSDEDAGRFMRFFTYRTKEEIEAIETRHQSAPHERLLQKELAKDLTILVHSQEDLDFAMEATELLFGKSSTLSLNALNTEQILTIFEGVPSSTISKSELDTGIPVLELLVDKAQVFPSRSDAKKMIQSNAVLINKEKWTDLSGSFTSDHLLQSKFMLVQKGKKNYHLLIAE, encoded by the coding sequence ATGAAAAAGAACTTTGTTGAAGAACTACGTTGGAGAGGTCTACTCCACGACTTAATGCCCGGAACCGAAGAACAATTGATGAAGGAAGTTACCACGGGTTATATCGGCTTTGATCCTACTTCCGACTCCTTGCACATTGGCAGCTTGGTTCAAATTACCTTGCTTCGCCATTTCCAACTTTGCGGACATAACCCTATTGCTTTGGTTGGCGGTGCTACCGGAATGGTAGGCGACCCCAGCGGAAAATCACAGGAACGTAACCTGCTCGATGAAGCCCAACTCCGACACAATGTGGAATCGGTTAAAAAACAATTGGGCCGCTTTATCGATTTTGAAAAAGGTGCTCAGGTAGTTAACAATTACGATTGGTTCGCCCCTATGTCGGCCCTGGAATTTCTGCGGGATGTAGGCAAACACATCACCGTTTCTTATATGATGGCCAAAGACAGCGTTCAAAAGCGTCTAGAAACCGGCATTTCCTTCACCGAATTTTCGTACCAACTTCTGCAAGGCTATGATTTCTACTGGCTTAACCAAAACAAAGGAGTTAAACTGCAAATGGGCGGCAGCGACCAATGGGGAAACATTGTTACAGGTACAGAACTTATCCGCCGAAAAGCCGGTGGTGAGGCCTTTGCCTTAGTTAGCCCTCTTGTAACCAAAGCGGATGGAAGTAAATTCGGAAAAACCGAAAAAGGAAATGTGTGGCTGGATCGAACTAAAACTTCTCCCTACCAATTTTATCAGTTCTGGATTAACTGCTCCGATGAAGATGCAGGTCGCTTTATGCGATTCTTTACCTACAGAACCAAAGAAGAAATTGAAGCAATCGAAACCCGCCACCAATCAGCACCTCATGAACGCCTCCTCCAAAAGGAACTTGCCAAAGACCTAACCATTCTGGTACATTCTCAGGAAGATTTAGATTTTGCCATGGAAGCCACCGAATTGTTGTTTGGTAAATCCTCAACCCTTTCCTTAAATGCCCTGAACACTGAACAAATTCTGACCATTTTCGAAGGGGTTCCAAGCTCCACCATTTCTAAATCAGAGTTGGATACCGGTATTCCGGTACTGGAACTACTGGTCGACAAAGCTCAGGTTTTTCCTTCTCGCAGCGATGCAAAAAAAATGATCCAAAGCAATGCCGTTCTGATTAATAAGGAAAAATGGACTGATTTGTCCGGTTCGTTTACTTCAGATCACCTGCTTCAATCTAAATTTATGCTGGTACAAAAAGGCAAGAAAAATTACCACCTCCTCATTGCCGAATAG
- the atpA gene encoding F0F1 ATP synthase subunit alpha, with amino-acid sequence MAEIKPAEISNILRQQLAGYRSETELQEVGTVLQVGDGIARIYGLSNVQSGELIEFSNGLRGIVLNLEEDNIGAVLLGSSNDIKEGDTAKRTGKIASINVGEGMLGRVVDTLGLPIDGKGPISGTLYEMPLERKAPGVIYRQPVNEPLQTGIKAIDAMIPIGRGQRELIIGDRQTGKTAVAIDTIINQKEFYEAGKPVFCIYVAVGQKGSTVANIVKTLEENGAMAYTVVVAATASDPAPLQFYAPFAGVAIGEFFRDTGRPALIVYDDLSKQAVAYREVSLLLRRPPGREAYPGDVFYLHSRLLERAAKINATDSIAQNMNDLPESIRPLVKGGGSLTALPIIETQAGDVSAYIPTNVISITDGQIFLESNLFNSGVRPAINVGISVSRVGGNAQIKSMKKVAGTLKLDQAQYRELEAFAKFGSDLDAATKSVLDKGARNVEILKQGQFSPLTVEKQIAIIYCGTKGLLRNVPVNKVREFENEYLAIMEANHKDVLNALKAGKFEDSLTDVLEKVAKDLAAKY; translated from the coding sequence ATGGCAGAAATAAAACCAGCAGAAATCTCCAACATATTGCGTCAGCAATTGGCAGGTTACCGCAGCGAAACTGAACTACAAGAAGTAGGTACCGTATTACAAGTAGGTGATGGTATCGCCCGTATTTATGGTCTTTCCAATGTTCAATCAGGAGAGTTGATCGAATTTTCCAACGGATTGCGCGGCATAGTATTGAACTTAGAAGAAGACAACATCGGTGCCGTATTGTTGGGAAGCAGCAACGATATTAAAGAAGGTGATACTGCCAAACGTACCGGCAAAATTGCCTCCATCAATGTTGGTGAAGGAATGTTGGGACGTGTTGTAGATACTTTGGGTTTGCCAATTGATGGTAAAGGACCTATTTCCGGAACTTTGTACGAAATGCCTTTGGAACGTAAAGCTCCGGGGGTTATTTACCGTCAGCCGGTAAATGAGCCATTACAAACGGGTATCAAAGCGATTGATGCAATGATTCCGATTGGACGTGGACAAAGGGAGTTGATTATTGGTGACCGTCAAACAGGTAAAACTGCCGTTGCCATTGACACCATCATCAACCAAAAAGAATTTTACGAAGCAGGTAAACCTGTTTTCTGTATTTATGTAGCGGTTGGACAAAAAGGTTCAACTGTTGCGAACATAGTTAAAACTTTGGAAGAAAACGGAGCTATGGCCTATACGGTGGTAGTTGCTGCTACAGCTTCTGATCCGGCTCCGCTTCAATTCTACGCTCCTTTTGCAGGAGTTGCTATCGGAGAGTTTTTCCGTGACACCGGACGTCCGGCTTTGATTGTTTATGATGATTTGTCTAAACAAGCTGTTGCTTACCGTGAGGTTTCCTTGTTGTTGCGTCGTCCTCCAGGACGTGAGGCTTATCCTGGTGACGTTTTCTACCTACACAGCCGTTTGTTGGAAAGAGCTGCAAAAATTAATGCTACAGATAGCATTGCTCAAAACATGAACGACTTGCCGGAAAGCATTCGTCCTTTGGTTAAAGGTGGTGGTTCATTAACAGCCTTGCCAATTATTGAGACTCAAGCAGGTGACGTATCAGCCTACATTCCAACCAACGTAATTTCTATTACCGATGGTCAGATTTTCTTGGAATCTAACTTGTTTAACTCCGGTGTTCGTCCGGCGATTAACGTGGGTATTTCGGTAAGTCGTGTGGGTGGTAACGCGCAAATTAAATCTATGAAGAAAGTTGCGGGTACCTTAAAACTTGACCAAGCTCAATACCGCGAGTTGGAAGCATTTGCTAAATTCGGTTCGGATTTAGATGCTGCTACCAAATCAGTATTGGATAAAGGTGCGCGTAACGTGGAGATTTTGAAACAAGGACAGTTTTCACCTCTAACCGTAGAGAAACAAATTGCGATTATTTATTGTGGTACCAAAGGTTTGTTGCGTAACGTTCCGGTGAATAAAGTTCGTGAATTTGAAAACGAGTACCTGGCCATTATGGAAGCTAATCACAAAGATGTATTGAATGCTTTAAAGGCAGGCAAATTTGAGGATAGCTTAACTGATGTTCTAGAGAAAGTAGCTAAAGATTTAGCAGCTAAATATTAA
- the atpH gene encoding ATP synthase F1 subunit delta: protein MQDPRIASRYAKSLLDLASEQGALAQAYQDMLVVETCTKESRELVNLLNSPIIKSDKKEAIINEVFGSSISKLSLEFLQIITRKGRENYIPVVAASFVDQYRKLTGVTTAFVKSAIALDETARTKVRSILNQSGFANVELVEEVDAELIGGFVLRIGDKQVDTSVKNEISKLKQGFKENLYVEEI, encoded by the coding sequence ATGCAGGATCCCCGAATTGCCAGTCGTTATGCCAAATCCTTGCTGGATTTAGCATCTGAGCAGGGTGCTTTGGCCCAAGCCTACCAAGACATGTTGGTAGTTGAAACCTGCACCAAAGAAAGCAGGGAGTTGGTGAATTTGCTTAACAGCCCAATCATCAAATCCGATAAAAAAGAAGCGATTATTAACGAAGTATTTGGAAGTTCCATTTCGAAATTGAGCTTGGAATTTTTACAAATCATTACCCGCAAAGGCCGTGAGAATTACATTCCGGTTGTTGCAGCTTCCTTTGTAGATCAATACCGCAAGTTAACCGGAGTTACCACTGCCTTTGTTAAAAGTGCTATTGCTTTGGATGAAACAGCCAGAACCAAGGTTAGAAGTATTTTAAATCAAAGCGGATTTGCCAATGTTGAATTGGTTGAGGAAGTGGATGCAGAACTAATTGGCGGCTTTGTTTTACGCATAGGTGATAAACAAGTAGACACTTCGGTTAAGAACGAAATTTCTAAACTTAAACAAGGTTTCAAAGAGAACCTGTATGTTGAAGAAATATAA
- the atpE gene encoding ATP synthase F0 subunit C yields the protein MSMLSILLAEAIAVMGAGIGAGIAALGAGVGIGRIGGSALESIARQPEAGGDIRANMIVAAALVEGAAFFAIVVCLLILFI from the coding sequence ATGTCAATGTTATCAATCCTTTTAGCAGAAGCTATCGCAGTTATGGGTGCCGGTATTGGTGCTGGTATCGCCGCTCTTGGAGCCGGTGTAGGTATCGGTCGTATCGGTGGTAGTGCTTTGGAATCTATCGCTCGTCAACCAGAAGCGGGTGGAGATATCCGTGCCAACATGATTGTTGCTGCTGCTCTTGTGGAAGGTGCTGCATTCTTCGCCATCGTGGTGTGTCTGCTTATCCTTTTCATCTAA
- the atpF gene encoding F0F1 ATP synthase subunit B gives MDLVTPGIGLLFWMLVSFSIVLVLLKKFAWTPILSMIKEREDTIDNALKSAERAKEEMALLTASNEKLLQEARNERDIMLKEAAATKDAIINEARAKATEDATRIMAKAREEINNDKMAAIVELKNQVATLSIEIAEKIIKKQLENQDAQKDLVARELENVKLS, from the coding sequence ATGGATTTAGTTACTCCCGGTATAGGCTTATTGTTTTGGATGTTAGTATCCTTTTCAATTGTATTAGTTTTATTAAAGAAATTTGCTTGGACTCCCATCCTTTCTATGATTAAGGAGCGGGAAGATACCATTGACAACGCATTAAAATCGGCTGAAAGAGCGAAAGAGGAAATGGCTTTGTTGACAGCCAGCAATGAGAAATTGTTGCAAGAAGCCAGAAATGAGCGCGACATCATGTTGAAAGAAGCAGCAGCTACCAAAGATGCCATTATCAACGAAGCACGTGCAAAAGCTACGGAAGATGCAACCCGCATTATGGCAAAAGCACGCGAGGAAATCAACAACGATAAAATGGCTGCTATTGTGGAATTGAAAAACCAAGTAGCGACTCTTTCCATTGAAATTGCTGAGAAAATCATTAAGAAGCAATTGGAAAACCAAGATGCTCAGAAGGATTTAGTAGCCCGCGAATTGGAAAACGTAAAATTGAGCTAA
- a CDS encoding Bax inhibitor-1/YccA family protein, giving the protein MDDKFFQLYNVPSQGTLAKSFLANVFMWMSGALATSALFAWVFASNPYLMSFLVGERGMTIFGYAVMFSPLLLVLTLSFGWQRFSLPVIMGIFIAYAVLTGISLSFIFLHYTLGSIATVFLIASAMFATMAVLGYTTQTDLTSFGSLMRMALFGIIIAVVVNWFLNSDTLSYIISVISVLVFTGLTAYDVQKLKYIGMSGNSDGMTMRKVAILGALELYLDFINLFLALLRLFGNRRD; this is encoded by the coding sequence ATGGACGACAAATTCTTCCAATTGTATAATGTTCCTTCTCAAGGAACTTTGGCCAAATCCTTTCTGGCAAATGTTTTTATGTGGATGTCCGGCGCATTGGCCACCTCGGCTCTGTTTGCCTGGGTTTTTGCCAGCAACCCGTATTTAATGTCTTTTCTAGTTGGAGAACGAGGAATGACCATCTTTGGCTATGCTGTAATGTTTTCTCCGCTTTTATTGGTACTGACTCTGTCTTTCGGCTGGCAGCGTTTCTCCCTTCCGGTTATTATGGGTATTTTCATTGCCTATGCTGTATTAACCGGCATTTCATTGAGTTTTATCTTTTTACATTACACCTTGGGTAGTATTGCTACCGTGTTTTTAATAGCCTCCGCTATGTTTGCTACCATGGCTGTCCTTGGTTACACCACCCAAACCGATTTAACCTCCTTCGGTAGCTTAATGCGAATGGCTCTGTTTGGTATTATCATTGCCGTTGTTGTTAACTGGTTCTTAAACAGTGATACTTTGTCCTATATTATTTCTGTAATTTCTGTTTTGGTTTTCACCGGTTTAACCGCATACGATGTACAGAAGTTGAAATACATCGGTATGTCGGGTAATTCAGACGGCATGACCATGCGTAAGGTAGCTATATTAGGCGCCTTGGAACTTTACCTTGATTTCATTAATTTATTCTTAGCCTTGTTGCGCTTATTTGGTAACCGCAGAGACTAA